Part of the Pan paniscus chromosome 3, NHGRI_mPanPan1-v2.0_pri, whole genome shotgun sequence genome is shown below.
AAGTCACATGGATAATAAGATGTGATACCAAAGTTTGAACCCAGATCTGTTTATATGTATTGTACCATACTGCTTTTCAGGAAACTGTCTGCGATGCTAAGATAGATCTCAGTGGGTATCTGCTGGCTACTATGGGGGTCATTCTCCTACCCTCGCACCTTTGCCAGGGACACTAGGGGAGGCAAACtgaaatttttcttctgtatctCTCTTTCAGCTGCAGTTGATGGAGTGAGGATGAGCAGAACCCTGCTTAAAGAAAGGGAGGCAATAGGTGGCGGCTACATGCTCCTGGTAAGGCTCCTGAAGTCCCCAGGTTGGGAGGCATCTCAGGGCTCTTTTTTGTGGGTTGCATCTACGGAATCTCCATCAATGGATGTAGAGAAGTTTGAGTTTCATGGAGTCGAAGACCTGGGTTGGGCCACTTAGGAGAAGGTGAAGAGAAGAGGGTAGGAGGCTACTTTGTAGGAGTGACCAGATCTGGGCTGGGAGCCCTTTAATTTAGGTGTATAGCTCTGCTCGATACAACCTAGCCCTGGTGACAAGCAAGGGTCATTTTCTGCATCCCCCTTTCCCACATTATATTTCACAGGAATGAGCTAATTTTCACATGACACCCACATGGCTCtttttctgcttcttcctcttGGAGAGTGAGGGCTCTCGCTCTTGAAACCGTTTCTAGAAACTGTTCTGAGAAAACTTGTCTGATTCCTCCTAGACTCTCCGATGACCCTCAGGCTGGGTTAGGCACCTCTTCTCTGTGGCTCCAGGGGCACCCTGTGCTTGGCCTTTTCATAGCACTTTTCACATGTGCTGTGGGGTTGAGTGTATCTATTTCACAGTATTGTTGtgggataatatatgtaaagtaattGAGCTTGGTCTAGGGTTTTGTTATGGTGATTGTCTACTTGTCAGTCATGTCCATTGTAAGCTTTGAAGGAAGGGACTGTATCTCTGATACCTTGCACTGCACCCAGGACATGAATATTCAGTAAAATTctgatgaaagaatgaatgaattgaataCAATGAATTAAAGAGAAGCAAAGGTAGAGGATGAGTATGCTTTTCTTGAACCATTtaaatctatataaataataagcATATAATTCCTGATAATTTCAGTGagaaaaattctttatttaaaataggcTAGATTTTTTATActagattaaataaaatactctataaatgagaattttaaattaaattataccaAACCCAGTAATACCAGTCAGGAGTTTTCCATCAATCCCCATTTAATAAAGTTTAAATGAATTAGCTTAGAATTATGAGGATATTTGCCTTTGCTTAGAGAAAAAAGCAGTGCCATGTTTCCTGAATATAATAGTGTCATGCTGGTAAGAGAAATTCTATAATGCTTAAGACAGCTAAGAAAAAGTGATGATCAAATGCTGAGACCCTTAGACCCTTGCTCTGATGTTATTAATAGTGTTTCTAAATCACAGAGACAATTGACACATTTTATTTCAACAAGATATTGAAAGCAAGAAGGGGACCTACACTATTTCTAGccacttgcatttattaataTATGCTTAGTGCTTTTAATGCCTTTGCTGCAGAAGGGTAATAAGTGTTTTAGCAAAAAGGTACACTGTGGGGACAAAGCTGGGAAGCTTGTGCATACAGAAAGTAGCTAATATCTTAGAGCTGTCAGGGCTCTTGGAAATGCCATGCGTCATGCATCATCTCGGGCTCCTGGGCTTTGTTTCCTGGCATGGATGTTTGCAGAGAGTTTGGGGCCATCGTGGTATCCATGGTTGCTTCTTCCTGGAAATCCACGGATGTGGTCATGTCAGCATCGTAGGTCCTATAAACATCAGCTAATTCAGGGGTCATCAGTGGGTCAGCAGCTGCTGGGGTGACGCTGGGGAGTCCCTTCATCTTCCCTGAAGGGCTCCTTGGCAGGCCGGGAATGTCATCCTTAGGGAGAGCAAGGAGCCCTGCGTGGGGAGCAGGTTCTAGCTCTGTAAGGAAAGCTGGGTTTTCTAGATTGTCTGGGTTGGCCTCCGGCACAGGGGAGCCTTGTGCACCTCCTTCTTCGTTCTCAGGGCCTTTGGTGGCAGCCACTGGGGAGTCAAATTCCAGAGTGAAGTCACCGCCCATAGCTGGGTTGTGGGGCATTCCCTCAAAGCCGGGCCTCATGCCTCCAAATCCTGGAAACATGGCTCCATAGGCCATTGGGTCTTCTCTCCCGCCCTGGAAAAAAAACATTCGTCAAAGATGCCATCATCACATGCTATTAACTATACCATGCAGCTATACCTGGTCACATTCACCAAGGATCTCTAAAAAACTGGTAGAGAATAGGAAGTTGGCTGATTGATAGCTTTGTGTAAGCTCATTTCTCACTAAACTGGCTTTGAAACATAATGAAGAGGATTCTGCACTTATCTGGGTGGATCTCGGCATGATTTCCATAAAAGGGAGATAACAGGGCAGAAGCAAGACTTGAGGCAAAGGTGagtttgaatttaattttaagaaaacaagcAGTTGAAATGAGTACTACCATCACAAAACAAATAAGAACTGAAATTCAAAACTGCATTTGTTGAGGGAGAATCTTGTCAATGGCATTTTTCAGTGTCCCCCAAATGAAGTtccatgtacttttttttcttttaggggtCTCATTATACGGCCCAGGctgctggtctagaactcctaggctcaagtgatcttcttgcctcagcctccctagtagctgggattacaggggtgagacactgcacccagctaagactttaatttttttaaagcacaaagtttaagaaaaaaatttgactTCCCTGGAgtaactaaaatattttcttcttgtggACAAATAGAATACCAGAACTGACcatgtttctttttctacctTTGCTGCCAGAAATATGGGGTCCAAAATCTTAGGCTGTTTGTAGCAATTGAGCAGGACTGTGTGACTTGCATATCTGTATTCTGATTTTCTTGAAATTATGACTCATTTTAAATCCTACTTTCAATTTTTTGTTATAATTATTGTGTGTTTTTCATAAGCTCTACAAAATCTTTTGGGAATGAGGCAGaatagaaataattaatattatgtgATGGCAATTAACACTTACTTGAATTTTGAACTTCCAGCCACTTGTATTGGTGCTATATAGATACAAtactctttccttctcctttctcctgaCTCTTCATTCTCTCTCAGCTTTCACATCATCTCCTCCAGGGATGATACTGTGAATCCCTGGACTGGGCTAACTGCCCTTcctctctgactctctctctAATAAAATTGTTATTACTTTTACCCCATGATTTTGACATTAGGTATCTGCCCTTGTACCTATCTTTTCCATTCATTAGACTGTAAGTTCCTTGaaaacaagacttttttttttttttaaggcagggtcttgctctgttgcccaggctggagtgcagtgacgtgatctcagctcgttgaaacctctgcctcccagtttcgagtgattctcctgcctcagcctcctgagtagctgcgactacaggctcgcaccactaaacctggctgatttttgtatttttagtggagacggggttttaccatgttggccaggctggtctcaaactcctgatctcaggtgatccatccgcttcggcctcccaaagtgctgggattataggcatgagccactgcgcccagccaaaaacgAGAATCTTACCTTGTCTTGTTTACAGTATTTTCCTATGTGTGTGGCACATGGAAGGCACACAAAAATACTGAgatgtaatttttctttcacagataatatgtgtgtgtgtttgttaacTTGATAGGATCTGTAGTTGACAGTGATTTGTTAATTCAATATAGCTTTTGTTTTGTCTTGCCTTGTGCTCTAACAGATGTAACAGGCAAAAATTTTCTTAGGGAAAAAGTCAAGTTGTATGACTTTATTGATCTCAAATCTTAAACTTGCATGGATAATGATAACATAATAAGAGTAtatgctcattgacaatgcacatTGACATTTataataatcacattttaaacttggttttcttttgctttttgatcTTTCAATTTTGAGATCTGAATTACTTGTAATGCTGTTGAATTTGATGTTTTGAGGGGTTAAATGGTCCCAGAAAGAACAAGAACTCTGTATGAACCACATGTATCCTTTTGGTTTGAAGTGTTTGTAGTTCAATGACGGCCTTTCAAGGGGAGTTTTCTCCTCTGTTCATCTACAAGCAATGGGGCAAAACTCTATGCTCAAGAGTAGTCATCACCCAGAAATGAAAGATTACATAGGAAACATGATGAAATCTTTGGATATTGCTTCAGAATTAAGCTTAGTTTTTGGAGTGGAAAAATCTGAGTCCCATGCTCATTTGGCTACATTCATGGCAGACGTCTCTTGCAGCCAGTCATAAGTGACTGTTCTTCCCTGGCCACTATTTTAAGAAGAGTTAGAAGACATTACTCACTGCCACTTCTTCTGAACTCATGATGCCAAGTCTGGCAGGGGCATTCTGTTCAAAAAGAAATATTGCATCAAATTACGAACCAGCTACCTTCTTATCTACTCAAGACAAAGTTAAAAGTTATTTAGTTTTCACTTAAACCTTAATATTAATGCTGTGTACAGAGGCAAAGTGGAGAGGTGAGTCATTATGGAATAAATGTAGTCAACTCGGATAATTCAGatctaaaatttgttttttctttaatacccttgtgtgcgtgtgtgtgcgtgtgcgtgtgtgtgtgtgtgtctggccaAGATTATCCAAATAGGAAGTTGGCCCCCTTAATATTTCAGTACTAATGTAGGTGTTCAGAGAATGTTTATTTGGAATCTCTTGTGTGAGACCTAGATTTTTGAATTTTAgcttttaagataaaatttaattaaaaacgaTACTTTTTATAGAATATGGACTTACCAATTGATTTGCTCCAAAAGGCACGTACAACATTCCTGGATAaagctaaataaaatacaatcattATCACAAAATGCATTTTCCAATGGAAAAACTTTTAAGTAAATTGCAAACAGAGAtgtggtattaaaaaaaaacttactggAGATTGTTTATTTTGTGGCACTGGTCCGTGAGAAATCAAACGGGCTATTTGGAAAATCTTTAAATGATAGAAAACAGAATAAGTAATTCTCACAGGCACATCCCCATAACAGTAATTTTTGAGGTATATGAAACATTTTCAGATGGATTAGTatagaaaataagtatttaatatttaagaGAACAAAGGAACCCATTATACTTAATATTCATGGATAAATGGGACAATGAAAAAATTCactcttattttttgaaatatagaGACAGTTTTTGCAAGACAGTGTCTCATTGAGATCTGTACTTACTGTTGAACCTTGTGGATCAGCAAAATCCAATCCTGGGAGCTATATTacagataaatattaaaattatcagtcaaaaaaggaacaaaatagataaatgcaaataaaagatagacaaagtgaacaaataaaaataaaaataaaaaatagaagtgtCTCACTGAGATCTGTACTTACTGATGGACCTTGTGGATCAGGAAAATCCATTCCTGGGAGCTATATTgtagataaatattaaaattatcagtaaaaaatgaacaaagtagttaaatacaaataaaaattaaaaagtgaacaaataaaaattaaaaaataaaatacagaaagtgTCTCATTGAGATCTGTACTTACTGATGGACCTTGTGGATCAGCAAAATCTACTCCTGGGAGCTATATCacagataaatattaaaattatcagtcaaaaaataaacaaaatagacaacagtaaaataaaaaatagacaaagtgaattaaaaataaaaaaatagacaaagtgAACTGATCACATCCTTATCTTGTTTACAATtacaataaaacaattaaaatgagtttcattattttactttcttttagtgTTTTGGGAGGTATGACCCAAGAGTTTGCAATGGTCTTTTACTAACATTACTCAAATGTACCTGCAGGGAGATGAGGCACATCTATCATGGCTTTGCTATCTCTTGCAGATTAGAAAGTAATGAATTTTGGAACTGGAACATACCTGGTTGGTTtgaaccctggctctgccacttaattTTTGTGTACTCCTGGGCAAATTTTGTAACTTCTCAAaatctgtcttcctttctttaaaaaggctgataatatgtatttttataggaTTGTAGGCAGGGTGATATGGGGGAATGATAAATGCCCACAACATACTGGTTACTTGgtaccttcattttttttttaatccattacaCTTTTCTCTACATTATTACAAGATACTTTTTGCATAGTGGTCACCTCTTTGTCAGAGAGATAATAATGCAAAATCCTACTTGTTATGCTGAGGGATCAATCACTTTTTTCAGTCTTTCCAACACCAAAAAAGACCAGTGATAGGAAACCTGGACTTCTCTGGGGTTTTATTCTATTTCCTATGGGAGTTTTCATCTTTCGCAACTAAGAAACCCagttttataggcacaggatctTTTAGAATCCATGCCCTGTCTCTGATGGCAAAAGATAGGAATGGATATTTACGttttactcaaaaaataaatctcagatGTGGAAGACTgattaagaatatatttatatcatgTATTATGCCCGAAGGCTACGATTATTTAAAAGCACCCTgcaaattcattttcttctattacGTTAGCTGGTGATTCTGATCTGACTTCAAGAGAAAGGAAGTACCTCAGGCTTTGGTGGCTTATCTGATGGTGCCACCTGCTGCTGAACCAGAGGCAGTTCTCCTTCCTGCAAGGGCAGCTGTCCCAGGTGAATTGGAGGCTGAAGTGCTTCTTTCAGTGCTGTGGCCTGGTTGGTGGTTGCAGCAGCAGACTGGAGAAAAGGTTTCAGTCCTGGCTGTTGAGGCTTCAAGGATGGCTGTGATGGGAGAGGTGGGGGATGCACAGGCAAAGAATATTCATACTGCAGAGAAATTTGAAAAGAGTGTTAGGAAGGGATGGCTCATTAAACAACAGTGCCTAGAATTTCTAAACAAAGGGACCTGGAGTGCTTTCTATCTGGAAGGGAGGCTAGGAGACTTGTCTTGAAGTTGAGTTTACATAGCAAGCACCAGTTAGAGTTAATGTTGTTTGGGGAGGTCTTGTGTGTGCCTCCCCTACCTCCTTTGGGACCACCATTGCTCATAAAGGTGAAGCTACATGAACCTCCTGGTAGGATGAGTCATGTCCTTCTCTAAGTTCCCATAGCTGTCTGTATGTATCTGTATCTTTATTTTACCACTTTCTCACTGGATGATAATTATTTGTTATAAATCTTTGTCCCCCAGTCAACGGAGAGAGAatgatatgttttgtttttctttatagccCGTGTACATAACATAGCTCCTAACAAGTGCCTGGCCCATGGTGGGTGCCTAATATATTTTTCGAGTTAATGAAAGGATAAAGGGTAATTAATTAAAATGCCAATCAAATTCTTGCAGCATGGAGTCCACTTTGGAAACAATTAAGTGAAGAAACAGTCACCATTAACATAATTTATTGTTCTACTGAATGTGACCTCGTGGTAATGCTCCTGCTGTGGAAGACCGCCTGGAACTAAAATTCCCTGTTAAATCTTGGTTCTGAGTCCATATATTAAACGAAAAAATTCCCCGTTAAAATCACCATGTTTTGTTGCTTCTTGTAGAAATTACTTGTGGTGAATGGCTCCCTATTGTTTGTAGATTGATTGTAAACTCCTCAGACCAGCAAGGAAGTCTCGCAACAATTTGGGGCTCTGCTTTGCCTCTCCAGCCATCACCCCTCTCTGAGCTCATGCAGTATTCATTACTCACATGTCACAATTCAGCACTTTGAAATATGTTGTCTTGTCCTATCTGAATCAGATAAGATGAAATTTCACAATCCTTGGAGCCATTCTTAAATGTCTTCGCTTTTACTACCAAACCACAAtttggtttatgtatttattaggcACCTAATCAATAATGGTTAACAGACTGATATATTTATTGACTTCTGTAGGGTtcatgatgtttttttttttaatttcttaattttttttgagacagagtctcactctattgcccaggctggagtgcagtggcacaatctcggctcactgcagcctctgcctcccaggttcaagcaattctcctgcctcagcctcctgagagtagctgagattacaggtgcctgccaccatgcctggctaatttttgtatttttagtagagacggggtttcaccatgttggccaggctggtcttgaactcctgacctcaagtgatccacccaccttggcctcccaaagtgctgggattacaggcgtcagccatcgCACCTAGCTATGGTATTTTAACCAGGATTATTGTCATCATTTGAAATTAGCCTTTGAGGAATTATTTAGGAAATCTTGATTCAAATGAAAATTGTCCAGGATGTAGCCTGCTTTGATTTTCGAGGATTGTTTACTGATATCTTTAATATAGGTCTCATATTTTGGAGGCTG
Proteins encoded:
- the AMBN gene encoding ameloblastin isoform X1, translating into MSASKIPLFKMKDLILILCLLEMSFAVPFFPQQSGTPGMASLSLETMRQLGSLQRLNTLSQYSRYGFGKSFNSLWMHGLLPPHSSLPWMRPREHETQQYEYSLPVHPPPLPSQPSLKPQQPGLKPFLQSAAATTNQATALKEALQPPIHLGQLPLQEGELPLVQQQVAPSDKPPKPELPGVDFADPQGPSLPGMDFPDPQGPSLPGLDFADPQGSTIFQIARLISHGPVPQNKQSPLYPGMLYVPFGANQLNAPARLGIMSSEEVAGGREDPMAYGAMFPGFGGMRPGFEGMPHNPAMGGDFTLEFDSPVAATKGPENEEGGAQGSPVPEANPDNLENPAFLTELEPAPHAGLLALPKDDIPGLPRSPSGKMKGLPSVTPAAADPLMTPELADVYRTYDADMTTSVDFQEEATMDTTMAPNSLQTSMPGNKAQEPEMMHDAWHFQEP
- the AMBN gene encoding ameloblastin isoform X2, translating into MSASKIPLFKMKDLILILCLLEMSFAVPFFPQQSGTPGMASLSLETMRQLGSLQRLNTLSQYSRYGFGKSFNSLWMHGLLPPHSSLPWMRPREHETQQPSLKPQQPGLKPFLQSAAATTNQATALKEALQPPIHLGQLPLQEGELPLVQQQVAPSDKPPKPELPGVDFADPQGPSLPGMDFPDPQGPSLPGLDFADPQGSTIFQIARLISHGPVPQNKQSPLYPGMLYVPFGANQLNAPARLGIMSSEEVAGGREDPMAYGAMFPGFGGMRPGFEGMPHNPAMGGDFTLEFDSPVAATKGPENEEGGAQGSPVPEANPDNLENPAFLTELEPAPHAGLLALPKDDIPGLPRSPSGKMKGLPSVTPAAADPLMTPELADVYRTYDADMTTSVDFQEEATMDTTMAPNSLQTSMPGNKAQEPEMMHDAWHFQEP